A single region of the Vicia villosa cultivar HV-30 ecotype Madison, WI linkage group LG4, Vvil1.0, whole genome shotgun sequence genome encodes:
- the LOC131597296 gene encoding uncharacterized protein LOC131597296, translated as MEILKQLRINIPLIYAIKQIPNYPKFMKDIFTKRKRVGEFATIALTQECNQLVQGKLPPKLKDPGSFTIPCNIGETFYGKALCDLGVSINLMPLSLFKKLGIGIAKPTTITSQLADKSICYPQGKIEDVLVRVDKLVFLADFIIMDFDANEDIPILLGRPFLATGRTLIIVEKGELTMRVNGQKMVFNVLNALQYPEEEIADCSMISCWDGIIHKSLLKTTDVLTQEMGKVKEVLQDGIMFFHMKR; from the coding sequence ATGGAGATACTCAAACAGCTCCGCATAAATATACCCTTGATATATGCAATTAAGCAAATTCCAAATTATCCCAAGTTCATGAAAGACATATTCACTAAAAGAAAAAGAGTGGGAGAATTTGCAACTATTGCACTCACTCAAGAATGCAATCAACTAGTGCAAGGCAAGCTCCCTCCTAAGTTGAAGGATCCTGGAAGTTTCACTATACCTTGCAACATTGGAGAAACATTTTATGGAAAAGCATTGTGCGACCTAGGGGTAAGCATCAATCTGATGCCTTTGTCCTTATTCAAGAAACTAGGGATAGGTATAGCCAAGCCAACAACCATCACTTCGCAGCTAGCAGACAAAAGCATTTGCTACCCCCAAGGGAAGATTGAAGATGTACTAGTTAGAGTTGATAAATTGGTATTTCTAGCTGACTTCATAATCATGGATTTTGATGCTAACGAAGACATTCCCATTCTTTTGGGAAGACCTTTCCTTGCTACGGGAAGGACATTAATTATTGTGGAGAAAGGTGAACTCACCATGAGAGTAAATGGTCAAAAAATGGTATTTAATGTGTTGAATGCATTACAATATCCTGAGGAAGAAATAGCTGATTGTTCAATGATTTCCTGTTGGGACGGGATTATTCATAAAAGCTTATTAAAGACCACTGATGTCCTGACTCAAGAGATGGGAAAAGTAAAGGAAGTACTTCAAGATGGAATCATGTTTTTCCATATGAAAAGATAA
- the LOC131597295 gene encoding uncharacterized protein LOC131597295, translating to MMFQMLQTTSQYSGAPTRDPPLHLRQFLDVAINFKIPGVTDDAFRLRLFPYSLRDRAKSWLNSLEPNSIATRNDLAKKFLVKYYPPSKNANMRNEITSFRQGDEESLFEAWERFKELLRQSPHHGIPICIQLETFYNRLVPSSRNMLDASSGGALLSKSYEEGYRLIEKKASGVHEVTETTALAAQVACVYYGGEHLFEECTANPISANYVGNNNRYNNPYNNTYNPRWRNHPNFSWSNNQETKSQFLAQGVSIKNLENQLGHIATALSSKPLGTLPSSTETSSTSRVKNVETCKIIKLRSGKECEPLAHKEADTSEVLPDKDNTEETDKSNEEPTSLDNDEDRRAEIKRGKTPESAKQPEVLTKPINENKFVQERPPPPFP from the exons ATGATGTTTCAGATGTTACAAACCACTAGTCAGTATTCTGGAGCACCTACTAGAGATCCTCCTCTACATTTGAGGCAATTCCTGGATGTAGCTATCAACTTCAAAATCCCAGGCGTGACTGATGACGCCTTCAGGCTCAGATTGTTTCCTTATTCTTTAAGGGATAGAGCAAAGAGTTGGTTGAATTCCTTAGAGCCAAATTCCATTGCTACAAGGAATGACTTGGCTAAGAAGTTCTTGGTTAAGTATTATCCTCCTTCCAAGAATGCAAATATGAGAAATGAAATTACCTCATTTAGGCAAGGAGATGAAGAGTCACTTTTCGAAGCTTGGGAAAGATTTAAAGAGTTGCTTAGGCAGAGCCCTCACCATGGTATCCCTATTTGTATTCAACTTGAGACATTTTACAATAGGTTGGTTCCATCATCAAGGAACATGCTTGATGCATCTAGTGGAGGAGCACTATTGTCTAAATCTTATGAAGAAGGATATCGATTGATAGAAA AGAAGGCTAGTGGAGTTCATGAAGTCACCGAGACTACTGCACTTGCTGCACAA GTTGCCTGTGTCTACTATGGAGGAGAACATTTGTTTGAAGAGTGTACTGCAAACCCAATTTCAGCAAACTATGTGGGAAATAACAACAGATACAACAACCCGTACAACAACACTTACAATCCTAGATGGCGCAACCACCCAAATTTTTCATGGAGCAACAATCAAG AGACAAAGAGTCAGTTCTTAGCACAAGGAGTGAGTATTAAAAATCTAGAGAACCAATTGGGGCATATTGCAACCGCTTTGAGTTCCAAACCATTGGGAACACTTCCTAGTTCGACAGAAACATCATCTACTTCTAGAGTGAAGAATGTAGAGACATGCAAAATTATCAAGTTAAGAAGTGGAAAGGAATGTGAACCCCTAGCACACAAGGAAGCCGACACAAGTGAAGTCCTGCCTGATAAGGACAACACTGAAGAGACCGACAAGTCTAACGAGGAACCTACCTCATTAGACAATGATGAAGACAGACGAGCTGAAATCAAGCGTGGCAAGACTCCAGAGTCTGCAAAGCAACCTGAAGTCTTAACAAAGCCAATCAATGAGAATAAGTTTGTCCAGGAGAGACCACCACCTCCTTTTCCTTAA